A region of Corvus cornix cornix isolate S_Up_H32 chromosome 3, ASM73873v5, whole genome shotgun sequence DNA encodes the following proteins:
- the CLIP4 gene encoding CAP-Gly domain-containing linker protein 4 yields the protein MTIEDLPEPSFEGDSLIERERFLFPNSETSVTFSVAAAPMPSDCEFSFFDPNDAACQEILFNPKTSVSELFAILRQWVPQVQQNIDIIGNEIIKRGCNVNDRDGLTDMTLLHYTCKSGAHGIGDVETAVKFATQLIALGADSSLRSRWTNMNALHYAAYFDVPELISVILKNAKPKDVDATCSDFDFGTALHIAAFNLCTGAVKCLLEHGANPAFRNDKGQIPADVVPDPVDMPLEMADAAASAKEIKQILLDAVPLSCDISKAMIPTYDHVTGRAMLLSLGLKLGDRVVIAGQKVGTLRFCGTTEFASGQWAGVELDEPEGKNNGSVGKVQYFKCAPKRGIFAPLSKISKASEHKKSSVRSSSVRSSPLVKSKKVDVTHITSKVNSGLNMAKRDNASENNFMTANRGKTVPAKDGFPGYSSSSSSTTSLEGKRNYSKKRNSTSSSKKALTRVSSASSKMSAGLYSSPTTRKNALDGEIQVGDRVLVVGQRTGIVRFCGTTKFAPGFWCGIELDKPHGKNDGSVGGVQYFSCLPRYGIFAPPSRVQRLTGSLDSLTESSWSKGTHTFPGFRRSLSTTSASSQKEINRRNAFVRSKSSVLRRSWSSSTTAPSEGPVKLHEGSQVLLTSSNEMGTIRYIGPTDFAPGIWLGLELRSAKGKNDGSVGEKRYFTCKLNHGVLVRPSRVTYRGINGAKLVDDIC from the exons agttttccttctttgatCCCAATGATGCAGCATGCCAAGAAATACTCTTCAACCCCAAAACATCAGTTTCTGAATTGTTTGCTATCTTGAGGCAGTGGGTTCCACAGGTCCAGCAGAACATTGATATTATTGGGAATGAG ATCATTAAAAGGGGTTGCAATGTGAATGACAGAGATGGACTGACTGATATGACCCTCCTGCATTACACTTGCAAATCAGGGGCTCATGGCATTG GTGATGTTGAAACGGCTGTAAAATTTGCAACACAGCTTATTGCTTTGGGTGCTGACAGCAGCTTACGCAGCCGCTGGACAAATATGAATGCCTTGCATTATGCTGCCTACTTTGATGTTCCAGAGCTGATCAgtgttattttgaaaaatgcaaagccaAAAG ATGTGGATGCCACCTGTAGTGATTTTGATTTTGGAACAGCTTTGCATATTGCTGCATTTAACCTATGCACAGGAGCTGTCAAGTGTTTACTGGAACATGGAGCAAATCCTGCCTTTAGG AATGACAAAGGGCAGATTCCAGCAGATGTGGTTCCTGATCCGGTAGATATGCCACTGGAAATGGCAGATGCAGCAGCCAGTGCAAAGGAAATCAAGCAGATACTGCTGGATGCAGTGCCTCTCTCATGTGACATCTCCAAAGCCATGATTCCAACCTACGACCACGTCACAGGCAGGGCCATGCTTTTATCGCTTGGACTGAAGCTGGGAGATCGTGTTGTTATTGCAGGACAGAAG GTTGGTACCTTAAGATTTTGTGGCACAACAGAATTTGCCAGTGGCCAGTGGGCTGGTGTAGAGCTGGATGAACCAGAAGGAAAGAACAATGGAAGTGTTGGAAAAGTCCAGTACTTCAAGTGTGCACCAAAACGCG GTATCTTTGCACCCCTTTCCAAAATAAGCAAGGCTTCTGAGCACAAAAAAAGCTCTGTACGAAGCTCTTCTGTGCGGTCTTCACCTTTGGTCAAATCCAAGAAAGTAGATGTGACACACATAACTTCCAAAGTGAATTCTG GCCTAAATATGGCAAAAAGAGACAATGCTTCTGAAAACAACTTTATGACTGCTAACAGGGGAAAAACTGTACCCGCAAAAGATG GTTTTCCTGGGTacagcagctcttcctcttCTACTACCTCCTTGGAAGGCAAACGGAATTACTCCAAGAAGCGGAACTCAACGAGCAGCAGTAAAAAGGCCCTGACTCGAGTGTCTTCTGCCTCATCTAAGATGAGTGCTG GGCTGTATAGCTCCCCAACCACGAGGAAAAATGCTCTTGATGGAGAAATCCAGGTTGGAGACAGAGTACTGGTGGTGGGGCAGAGAACAGGCATTGTTAGATTTTGTGGGACAACAAAATTTGCACCAG GATTCTGGTGTGGAATTGAATTGGACAAGCCTCATGGGAAGAATGATGGCTCTGTGGGAGGAGTGCAGTACTTCAGTTGCCTTCCCAGATATGGCATATTTGCACCCCCATCTCGTGTGCAGAG ACTAACGGGTTCTCTGGATTCTCTCACAGAAAGTTCGTGGAGTAAAGGAACTCACACTTTTCCAG GTTTTAGACGCAGTCTAAGCACCACTTCTGCATCTTCACAAAAGGagataaacagaagaaatgccTTTGTTAG ATCCAAGAGCTCTGTGTTGCGGcgcagctggagcagcagcactacAGCTCCCTCCGAGGGGCCCGTGAAGCTGCACGAAGGCTCCCAGGTTCTCCTGACCAGCTCCAATGAAATGGGGACCATCAGGTACATTGGTCCCACAGACTTTGCCCCAGGGatctggctggggctggagctccGCAGTGCCAAGGGAAAGAACGATGGCTCCGTGGGGGAAAAGCGCTACTTCACCTGCAAGCTGAACCACGGCGTCCTGGTGCGGCCCAGCAGGGTCACCTACCGTGGGATTAATGGGGCCAAGCTGGTGGATGATATTTGCTGA